One stretch of Schizosaccharomyces pombe strain 972h- genome assembly, chromosome: III DNA includes these proteins:
- the sti1 gene encoding chaperone activator Sti1: MAEELKAKGNAAFSKKDYKTAIDYFTQAIGLDERNHILYSNRSACYASEKDYADALKDATKCTELKPDWAKGWSRKGAALHGLGDLDAARSAYEEGLKHDANNAQLLNGLKSVEAAQTQAASGAGGFNPFAKLGSQLSDPKFMEKLASNPETASLLADSAFMAKLQKIQQNPGSIMAELNDPRMMKVIGMLMGIDINMNAGEGAAEEQEKKEEFAPSSSTPSADSAKPETTNPPPQPQASEPMEEDKTAEELEEAATKEALKKKADQEKQIGNENYKKRNFPVAIEQYKKAWDTYKDITYLNNLAAAYFEADQLDDCIKTCEDAIEQGRELRADFKLIAKALGRLGTTYQKRGDLVKAIDYYQRSLTEHRTPDILSRLKDAEKSKELQDREAYIDPDKAEESRVKGNELFKSGDFANAIKEYTEMTKRAPSDPRGFGNRAAAYLKVMAPAECIRDCNKAIELDPNFAKAYVRKAQALFMLKDYNKCIDACNEASEVDRREPNTGKNLREIESQLSKCMSAMASQRQNETEEETMARIQKDPEVLGILQDPAMQAILGQARENPAALMEHMKNPTVKSKIEKLIASGVIRLG; this comes from the coding sequence atggCAGAAGAATTGAAAGCCAAGGGAAATGCGGCGTTCTCCAAAAAGGATTATAAAACAGCCATTGATTACTTTACTCAAGCAATTGGTTTAGATGAAAGAAATCACATTTTGTATTCCAACCGCTCTGCGTGTTATGCTTCTGAAAAGGACTATGCCGATGCACTGAAAGATGCCACAAAATGTACCGAATTGAAGCCAGACTGGGCTAAAGGTTGGTCAAGAAAAGGCGCTGCTTTACACGGACTTGGCGACCTTGATGCAGCACGTAGCGCATATGAGGAAGGCTTGAAGCATGATGCTAATAATGCGCAATTGCTAAATGGTTTGAAAAGTGTAGAAGCCGCACAAACTCAAGCCGCTTCTGGTGCCGGCGGTTTCAACCCGTTCGCCAAGTTAGGTTCTCAACTTTCCGATCCTAAATTCATGGAAAAGCTTGCTAGCAATCCGGAAACGGCTTCTTTGCTTGCTGATTCGGCCTTTATGGCTAAGCTCCAAAAGATTCAACAAAATCCTGGCAGTATCATGGCCGAGTTGAATGACCCAAGGATGATGAAGGTGATTGGCATGTTGATGGGTATTGATATCAACATGAATGCGGGAGAGGGCGCTGCAGAGGAACaagagaagaaagaagagtttgctccttcttcttccacGCCTTCTGCTGACTCTGCCAAGCCTGAAACCACTAATCCTCCTCCCCAGCCTCAAGCCAGTGAACCCATGGAAGAAGACAAAACTGCTGAGGAATTGGAGGAAGCAGCCACAAAGGAAGCCCTTAAGAAAAAAGCCGATcaagaaaagcaaattggCAATGAAAACTACAAGAAGCGTAACTTTCCTGTGGCTATTGAACAATACAAAAAGGCATGGGATACATACAAGGATATCACCTATTTGAATAACCTTGCTGCTGCTTATTTTGAAGCGGATCAACTTGATGATTGCATTAAAACTTGTGAAGATGCAATCGAGCAAGGTCGTGAGTTGCGTGCCGACTTTAAGCTCATTGCCAAAGCACTTGGCCGTTTGGGTACTACGTATCAGAAACGCGGTGATTTAGTCAAAGCTATTGATTACTATCAACGTTCTCTTACCGAACATCGTACTCCTGACATTCTCTCTAGGCTAAAGGATGCTGAAAAGAGTAAGGAACTTCAGGATCGTGAAGCTTACATTGACCCTGACAAAGCCGAGGAGTCTCGTGTCAAAGGTAATGAGCTTTTTAAATCTGGCGACTTTGCCAATGCCATTAAGGAGTATACAGAAATGACCAAGCGTGCTCCTTCTGATCCTCGTGGCTTTGGTAACCGTGCTGCTGCCTATCTGAAGGTGATGGCTCCCGCAGAGTGCATTCGTGATTGCAACAAGGCAATCGAGTTAGATCCCAACTTTGCAAAAGCGTATGTTCGCAAAGCTCAAGCTCTTTTTATGTTGAAAGATTACAATAAATGTATTGATGCATGCAATGAAGCTTCTGAAGTTGACCGTCGTGAGCCCAATACCGGTAAGAACCTTCGTGAAATCGAGTCTCAATTGTCCAAGTGTATGAGCGCAATGGCTAGTCAGAGACAAAATGAAACTGAGGAGGAGACGATGGCTCGAATTCAAAAAGATCCTGAAGTTCTAGGAATCTTACAAGACCCTGCTATGCAAGCTATCCTTGGACAAGCTCGTGAGAATCCTGCTGCTTTGATGGAACACATGAAGAACCCAACcgttaaaagcaaaattgaGAAGCTGATTGCCAGCGGTGTTATTCGCCTGGGCTAA
- a CDS encoding ribosome large subunit export factor, with protein MAKKQSIRSRNFRRSDPAYDLDSSTAIENETKLSVKEKVAKEIANIALRSGGSESNGISKKKKNKKQTSKKAKDKLAAALKAQAREERLDTKISKSLQKQEKLKARKQGDE; from the exons ATGGCTAAAAAACAGTCAATTCGTAGTAGAAATTTTCGGAGATCGGACCCTGCTTACGATTTAGATAGTTCTACGGCAATTGAGAATGAAACAAAGCTTTCTGTGAAGGAGAAAGttgcaaaagaaattgctAACATAGCTTTAAGATCTGGAGGATCAGAGAGCAACGGCATaagtaaaaagaagaaaaacaaaaagcagACTTCAAAAAAGGCTAAGGATAAACTGGCCGCTGCTTTGAAGGCTCAGGCGAGAGAGGAAAGGTTGGATAccaaaattagtaaatcGCTGCAAAAGCAGGAAAAGTTGAAGGCTCGTAAG CAAGGAGACGAATAA
- the osh6 gene encoding oxysterol binding protein → MPHEKQDRDAEEIEDEGKNIILGIVSQLRPNMDLSKVTFPTFVLEPKSMLERITNFMSHPDLLLNVQKTADPEMRFLDVVRFYMSGWHIRPRGVKKPLNPILGETFTGFWKFPPSNSKDPNLQKLHGIAVYAAEQVCHHPPISAYFYLCPEYKVRIDGVVKPRSRFLGNSAASIMEGIASIKLQDLDEEYLITQPNVYARGILFGKMRLELGDHVTVRCPKTDLQADIEFKVKGFISGTYNSIAGKVKRVSTGEVLYKISGKWDSEMSVESVKTGETRPLLDVSKHDVYLVSARPLEEQGERESQRLWYKTCQAVIARDQTTATETKSAIEDRQREEAKQREIENVQWKPKYFKMIAPEEYILNFDIPNGKSDLEVLCALDEFIPIFSEVDRIAFHKFLSENTKPEDSSIHKHSRDASGDSTKGFAEHMPAPARRRRPQSTASFVTYRSDNGSVDEYHDAQLPDPNTLSKLHEEQDPAL, encoded by the exons ATGCCTC ACGAGAAACAAGATAGAGATGCTGAGGAAATTGAAGATGAAGGAAAG aaCATAATTTTGGGAATCGTCTCCCAACTGAG ACCTAATATGGACTTGTCCAAAGTCACATTTCCGACGTTTGTGTTGGAACCTAAGTCTATGTTGGAACGTATCACAAA TTTTATGAGTCATCCAGATTTGCTCTTAAATGTTCAAAAAACTGCAGATCCCGAAATGCGTTTCTTGGACGTAGTTCGTTTCTACATGTCCGGTTGGCATATCCGCCCTCGGGGTGTGAAAAAACCGTTAAATCCCATTTTGGGTGAAACGTTTACAGGATTTTGGAAGTTCCCTCCTTCCAACTCAAAGGATCctaatttgcaaaagttGCACGGTATCGCAGTGTATGCAGCCGAACAGGTCTGTCACCATCCACCAATTAGCGCATACTTTTACCTATGCCCAGAGTACAAGGTGCGGATCGATGGTGTGGTAAAGCCTCGTTCTCGTTTTCTTGGAAACTCGGCGGCCAGTATTATGGAAGGTATTGCCAGTATCAAATTACAAGACTTGGATGAAGAGTACTTGATTACCCAGCCCAACGTGTATGCGCGTGGTATCCTTTTTGGAAAGATGCGACTCGAACTGGGTGATCATGTCACCGTCCGCTGTCCCAAAACCGATCTACAGGCCGACATTGAGTTCAAGGTCAAAGGTTTTATTAGCGGTACATACAACTCGATTGCTGGTAAAGTCAAGCGTGTCAGTACTGGAGAAGTGCTATACAAAATTTCAGGAAAGTGGGACTCAGAAATGAGTGTGGAAAGCGTCAAAACAGGCGAGACCCGACCATTGCTGGACGTTTCGAAGCACGATGTTTATCTTGTTTCTGCTCGTCCATTAGAGGAGCAGGGGGAGCGTGAGTCTCAAAGGTTGTGGTATAAAACGTGTCAGGCAGTAATAGCCCGTGACCAAACTACTGCTACCGAAACAAAATCCGCCATAGAGGATCGTCAGCGAGAAGAAGCAAAACAGCGCGAGATAGAGAATGTTCAATGGAAGCCCAAATACTTTAAAATGATTGCACCTGAAGAGTACATTCTGAACTTTGACATCCCTAATGGCAAGTCAGACCTTGAAGTTTTGTGTGCGTTGGATGAGTTTATCCCAATTTTCAGTGAGGTTGACAGGATTGCGTTTCACAAGTTTCTTTCTGAAAACACAAAGCCGGAAGATAGCTCCATCCATAAACATTCACGTGATGCAAGCGGCGATAGTACAAAGGGATTTGCAGAACACATGCCAGCGCCTGCGCGTAGGCGACGACCCCAGAGTACTGCAAGTTTTGTAACATATCGGAGTGACAACGGATCGGTTGATGAATATCATGACGCTCAACTCCCTGACCCTAATACTCTATCAAAGTTACATGAAGAACAGGATCCAGCTTTATAA